One window of the Thermodesulfobacteriota bacterium genome contains the following:
- a CDS encoding type II toxin-antitoxin system VapB family antitoxin — MRTNVVIDDELMESALKASEKKTKKDVIEEGLRLLVKIKGQERIKGFRGKLKWTGNLDEMRLDR, encoded by the coding sequence ATGAGAACGAATGTAGTTATAGACGATGAATTGATGGAATCCGCGCTCAAGGCTTCGGAAAAAAAGACAAAGAAAGATGTGATAGAAGAGGGCTTAAGACTTCTGGTAAAGATAAAGGGCCAGGAAAGAATAAAGGGTTTTCGGGGAAAACTTAAATGGACTGGCAACCTTGACGAGATGCGGTTAGACAGATGA
- a CDS encoding PIN domain nuclease produces MIFVDSSVWIDYFNGKKTPQTDWLDSSLGNTPLIMGDLVLTEVLQGFQSDKDFSIARDLLLGMPFMAMGGRALALQSAVNYRTLRRKGVTVRKTIDVMIGTFCIHYGLPLLHDDRDFDPMVKFLGLKTIDT; encoded by the coding sequence ATGATCTTCGTTGATTCTTCCGTCTGGATCGACTACTTTAACGGCAAGAAAACACCTCAAACGGATTGGCTTGATTCCTCACTTGGGAATACCCCTCTCATCATGGGCGATTTGGTACTGACCGAAGTGCTCCAGGGATTTCAAAGCGATAAGGACTTCAGTATCGCAAGAGACCTCCTCTTGGGAATGCCATTTATGGCAATGGGTGGCCGTGCCTTGGCTTTACAGAGTGCTGTTAATTACAGGACTCTCAGGAGAAAGGGCGTTACCGTGCGGAAGACAATAGACGTCATGATCGGAACCTTCTGTATTCATTACGGGTTGCCTTTATTACATGACGACAGAGATTTTGATCCGATGGTTAAATTCTTAGGACTGAAAACAATCGACACATAA
- a CDS encoding alpha/beta fold hydrolase, whose protein sequence is MAGDKNIPDNPILYVVNHFTRAETFLLPYIIKKTTNNMPHSLADSSFFKGKFGDYLTAVGALSLDDPNRNNIIIGDLITGRNNWVIFPEGAMIKTKKVIRSRNFMVNYPGRKGPIHTGSAYLALLSEFYKREIISAHKKGDREKVSDYLNRFNIETIDEISDKETVIIPTNLTYFPIRPGKNIIQTLASKFVKGIPERLEEELEIEGNLLFSDSDIHVTFGTPARVRDFLDRYYFRKNKPFSSLTEYLRRLLYGDDPAGFNLARISRRLTNHFMDRIYSMVTVNMDHLFSCGLLSLNKKKTSDYLFKCKLFLACEKIKKEKRFNLHPSLDNLPIELVADEREKDYDNFEGLAIKEEIIKKSDGTYFIDTHRLEMPHEFHKIRIENTIRVIVNEIENVKDLCRTIKKEFGRSHKKVMSKMVNLLSKMDKEMFREDYDRYYNEELSKPQEVGAPFYLNPGKSKTGVLICHGYMSAPEEVRLLGDSLAKSGYSVYGPRLRGHGTSPYNLADVTWKDWYDSFNRGYTVLRNACERVVIGGFSTGGTLALLAAANKEGKIAGLFTVNAPLQLKSIKTKLIGPIHFWNELLEKFNIEEGRLEYVDNQSENPEINYSRNSIKGLRELSLLMDKTRDSLGKVSVPALVIQEKNDPIVDPRSASIILDGIISKKKESRTFEFNRHGILRRNGCEEVFAKIKEFIERVA, encoded by the coding sequence ATAGCCGGCGATAAAAACATACCTGATAACCCCATCCTCTATGTTGTAAACCATTTTACCAGGGCTGAAACCTTTCTTCTCCCCTACATAATTAAAAAGACAACAAACAATATGCCCCATTCTCTGGCAGATTCATCCTTTTTTAAAGGAAAGTTTGGAGATTATTTAACGGCTGTAGGCGCCCTGTCATTGGATGACCCAAATCGAAACAACATCATAATAGGTGACCTTATCACCGGCAGAAATAATTGGGTTATCTTTCCTGAAGGGGCAATGATAAAGACCAAAAAGGTTATCCGTTCCAGAAATTTCATGGTCAATTACCCCGGAAGAAAGGGACCGATACATACGGGGTCTGCTTACCTGGCGCTCCTTTCGGAGTTCTATAAGAGAGAGATTATATCTGCCCATAAAAAAGGGGACAGGGAAAAGGTCTCGGATTATCTGAATAGGTTTAACATTGAAACAATAGACGAAATCTCTGATAAGGAAACCGTTATCATCCCCACCAACCTGACTTACTTTCCCATAAGGCCAGGGAAGAACATCATCCAAACCCTGGCATCAAAGTTCGTAAAAGGGATACCGGAACGTCTGGAAGAGGAATTGGAGATAGAGGGTAATCTGCTTTTTTCGGATTCGGATATACATGTGACTTTTGGGACACCGGCAAGGGTAAGGGATTTTTTGGACCGTTACTATTTCAGGAAGAATAAACCCTTCTCTTCCTTAACAGAATACCTGAGAAGGCTGCTTTACGGCGATGACCCCGCAGGTTTTAATCTGGCACGTATTTCCCGTCGGTTGACCAATCATTTTATGGATAGAATATATTCAATGGTAACTGTCAACATGGACCACCTCTTTTCATGCGGGTTACTCTCTCTGAATAAAAAAAAGACATCGGATTATCTCTTTAAATGCAAACTGTTTTTAGCCTGTGAGAAGATTAAGAAGGAGAAAAGGTTCAATCTTCACCCTTCCCTCGATAATCTGCCCATCGAGCTGGTAGCGGATGAAAGGGAAAAAGACTATGACAATTTTGAAGGGCTTGCTATAAAAGAAGAAATCATTAAAAAGAGCGATGGCACCTATTTCATTGATACCCATAGACTTGAAATGCCCCATGAATTCCACAAGATACGTATAGAAAACACCATCAGGGTTATAGTTAACGAGATAGAGAATGTAAAGGATTTGTGCAGAACCATCAAGAAGGAATTTGGCCGTTCCCATAAGAAGGTCATGTCCAAAATGGTAAACCTTCTTTCCAAAATGGATAAGGAAATGTTTAGAGAGGATTATGACAGGTATTATAATGAGGAACTGTCGAAACCTCAGGAAGTGGGGGCACCTTTTTATTTAAACCCGGGGAAATCAAAAACAGGTGTGCTCATCTGTCACGGTTACATGTCGGCACCCGAAGAAGTGAGACTTCTGGGAGATTCTCTTGCCAAATCCGGATATTCTGTCTATGGCCCGCGCCTGAGGGGGCATGGCACCTCACCTTACAACCTGGCGGATGTTACATGGAAGGATTGGTACGATTCTTTTAACAGGGGTTATACGGTTCTAAGGAATGCCTGTGAACGCGTAGTAATCGGTGGATTTTCCACAGGAGGTACCCTGGCTCTTTTGGCTGCTGCCAACAAAGAAGGTAAGATTGCAGGTCTTTTTACCGTTAATGCTCCCTTACAGCTCAAGAGTATAAAGACGAAGTTAATAGGCCCTATTCACTTCTGGAATGAACTGCTGGAGAAGTTCAATATAGAAGAGGGGAGACTGGAATATGTGGACAACCAGTCTGAGAATCCTGAAATCAATTACTCCAGAAACAGCATCAAAGGCCTGAGAGAATTGAGCCTTCTCATGGACAAAACCAGAGACTCTCTGGGCAAGGTCTCTGTTCCTGCTCTTGTAATCCAGGAGAAAAACGACCCTATTGTAGACCCGCGAAGTGCATCCATTATCCTTGATGGTATTATTTCAAAGAAAAAAGAGTCCCGTACGTTCGAGTTTAACCGACATGGCATCCTGCGTCGGAATGGATGTGAAGAGGTATTTGCCAAGATAAAGGAATTTATTGAGAGAGTTGCTTAG
- a CDS encoding CvpA family protein, whose translation MNWLDFVIIFIVGISIIFGVKRGLIKESFSLLALILGIVIASRSYIGGAKILGKLIHNPNVANIVSFIAVFLLVAVFLTLVGILLKKLIRLVQLGWIDRLGGAVFGFIRSSIIVGVLLVLITKYPVLGCDKWVKGAKTAPFFLHFIESLRKLVH comes from the coding sequence ATGAACTGGCTGGATTTCGTAATCATTTTCATAGTAGGCATCAGCATCATCTTTGGGGTAAAAAGGGGACTGATTAAGGAGAGTTTCTCCCTCCTCGCTCTGATCTTAGGCATAGTCATTGCCAGCAGGTCATATATAGGTGGGGCAAAGATATTGGGGAAACTGATTCATAACCCTAACGTCGCCAATATAGTAAGCTTTATTGCAGTATTTCTCCTGGTAGCGGTCTTTCTGACCCTCGTTGGTATATTGCTCAAGAAGTTGATAAGGTTGGTTCAACTGGGCTGGATCGACAGGCTGGGTGGGGCAGTCTTTGGTTTTATAAGGAGTTCCATTATTGTAGGTGTATTACTGGTACTTATAACCAAATATCCTGTCCTTGGTTGTGACAAATGGGTTAAAGGGGCAAAAACAGCCCCCTTTTTCCTGCACTTTATCGAATCTCTGAGAAAATTGGTTCACTAA